One Keratinibaculum paraultunense genomic window carries:
- the fabK gene encoding enoyl-[acyl-carrier-protein] reductase FabK, translating into MFYTRVCEVLNIKYPILQGGMAWAATHELAQGVSNAGGLGVIAAGNAPKEIVKKEIENIRKNTDKPFGVNIMLMSPFAEDIIDLVCEERVPVVTTGAGNPGKYMERFKQAGIKVIPVVPTVALARRLEREGADALIVEGTEAGGHIGELTTMAIVPQVVDAVDIPVIAAGGIADGRGFLAALSLGAEGVQMGTRFVCSTECIAHKNYKERIIKAKDREAIVTGRSTGYPVRVLKNKFTREYLELEKKGVPFEELEKLGAGRLRLAVMEGDMDNGSVMAGQISGLIKDIKTCEEIISNIIEEAEENLDRLNKLKRGE; encoded by the coding sequence ATGTTTTATACTAGAGTATGTGAAGTATTAAATATTAAATATCCAATTTTACAAGGCGGAATGGCTTGGGCTGCTACTCATGAATTAGCTCAAGGAGTATCCAATGCAGGAGGGTTAGGAGTTATAGCTGCAGGGAATGCACCAAAAGAAATAGTAAAAAAGGAAATAGAAAATATACGCAAAAATACAGATAAACCTTTTGGAGTTAATATAATGCTTATGTCTCCCTTTGCAGAGGATATTATAGATTTAGTATGTGAAGAAAGAGTACCCGTTGTAACTACGGGTGCAGGAAATCCAGGAAAATATATGGAAAGATTTAAACAAGCTGGGATAAAAGTTATACCTGTAGTGCCTACAGTGGCTTTAGCTAGAAGACTTGAAAGGGAAGGCGCTGATGCTTTAATTGTGGAAGGAACAGAAGCAGGTGGACATATTGGAGAATTAACCACTATGGCTATAGTTCCTCAGGTTGTTGATGCAGTGGATATTCCAGTTATTGCAGCAGGAGGTATTGCTGATGGTAGAGGATTTTTAGCTGCTTTATCCTTGGGAGCAGAAGGAGTTCAAATGGGTACTAGATTTGTTTGTTCTACTGAATGTATAGCTCATAAAAATTATAAAGAAAGAATAATAAAAGCTAAGGATAGGGAAGCAATAGTTACAGGTAGAAGTACTGGTTATCCTGTAAGAGTATTGAAGAATAAATTTACACGGGAATATTTAGAATTGGAAAAGAAAGGAGTTCCCTTCGAGGAATTAGAAAAGTTAGGAGCAGGAAGATTAAGATTAGCTGTAATGGAAGGGGACATGGACAATGGTTCAGTAATGGCAGGACAAATTTCTGGATTAATAAAGGATATTAAGACATGTGAAGAAATAATAAGTAATATAATAGAAGAGGCAGAAGAAAATTTAGACAGATTAAATAAATTAAAAAGGGGTGAATAA
- the fabD gene encoding ACP S-malonyltransferase yields the protein MGKTAFIFPGQGAQFVGMGKDFYDNFSVAREVFDIADESLGKYISKLCFEGPDEELVKTENTQPAILATSIAIYKALQQEGVDFEYAAGLSLGEYTALVSANALELEEALPLVQKRGKLMQEAVPLGKGGMAAVLGLEKDKVEEAINKVKDFGVVEIANYNCPGQIVISGERDVLKLAAEEAKKLGAKKIVFLPVSAPFHCSLLQPAGERLKEELKKVKINDLNKVVVANVDAKPIKDKEEVPPRLIRQVSNSVLWCDSVNTMIDNGVDTFVEVGPGKSLTGFVKRTAKARGVQVNTLNISNIDDFKEACEFLSREG from the coding sequence ATGGGAAAGACAGCTTTCATTTTTCCAGGTCAAGGTGCTCAGTTTGTTGGTATGGGAAAGGACTTTTATGATAACTTTTCTGTTGCTAGAGAAGTATTTGATATAGCAGATGAAAGTTTAGGTAAATATATAAGTAAATTATGTTTTGAAGGACCTGATGAAGAACTTGTAAAGACTGAAAATACGCAACCAGCAATTCTTGCTACTAGCATTGCTATATATAAGGCACTTCAGCAGGAAGGTGTGGATTTTGAGTATGCTGCAGGTTTGAGCTTAGGTGAATATACTGCCCTTGTTAGTGCTAATGCTCTTGAACTTGAAGAAGCTCTTCCTTTAGTACAAAAAAGAGGGAAGTTAATGCAGGAAGCTGTTCCTTTAGGAAAAGGTGGTATGGCAGCTGTATTAGGACTTGAAAAGGACAAAGTAGAGGAAGCTATAAATAAAGTAAAGGATTTTGGTGTAGTGGAAATAGCCAATTATAATTGTCCTGGTCAAATAGTTATATCGGGAGAGAGAGATGTATTAAAATTAGCAGCAGAAGAAGCGAAAAAACTGGGAGCCAAAAAGATAGTTTTTTTACCAGTGAGTGCTCCATTCCATTGTAGTTTATTACAGCCTGCAGGAGAAAGATTGAAAGAGGAGTTAAAAAAGGTTAAAATAAATGATTTGAATAAGGTAGTTGTAGCAAATGTGGATGCAAAACCAATAAAGGATAAAGAAGAAGTTCCTCCTCGCCTTATACGCCAAGTAAGTAATTCTGTATTATGGTGTGATTCTGTAAATACAATGATTGACAATGGAGTGGATACATTTGTTGAAGTAGGTCCAGGAAAGAGCTTAACAGGATTTGTAAAGAGAACTGCTAAAGCAAGAGGAGTACAAGTAAATACTTTAAATATAAGTAATATAGATGATTTTAAAGAGGCTTGTGAATTTTTAAGTAGAGAGGGGTAA